The following proteins are encoded in a genomic region of Onthophagus taurus isolate NC unplaced genomic scaffold, IU_Otau_3.0 ScKx7SY_20, whole genome shotgun sequence:
- the LOC111416212 gene encoding uncharacterized protein — translation MSTEEKKRDINALFEQQNDFFGTISRVISSNLKSRLDRLEVSWNEFFNIHKKLIPCKVEYADTIYFSDDQFAVCEEAYLDAKTFLLESLRSLRGSSAASSVRSRQSVAPSVENCSSPQPIQPAAVPSYSRSRQLPQIKLPVFDGSYSNWPQFRDLFFSMVHSNDDISNVEKFHYLKMCLINEPAQLLKNLLVTNDNFQRAWTLLIERYENRRVMVDTQLTLLLSARSLKTESASELKKLLGEVKEALGALESLGCPIKYWDNILVYLIVRKLDSETAKDWEKSISSYRDPSTFEEFEEFLVRRIYTLEAIEKLPGNNKRVTQSFNKNFNFKSHNASVPTSGCSACGAAHYIASCPEYLTRNASQRTDLIISRGLCFNCLGPHLFKKCRVSKRCRFCNKPHHSTLHEAPPEARIFNNKNTNPQSNSPAKQLPSSSHVVHSHHLQTSVLLATALVRIISPRGDSLIVRALIDQGSEVSFVGETLVQQFHLQRRSANVPITGIGSKRTCVTNGVVSVRLVSRLNPIISFEEETLILPQLTSYLPQKRFKHLPIEMSDLPLADPEFTSERKIDLILGVQFYSKIIQNGVLKSKDGLLIAQQTALGWVLSGVLSEQPSNHSSFYGFQCSIDREFLDVMQRFWKQEDDTVNIPRLSSDERECEEHFTQTHSRDSNGRFLVRLPFRKSPNELGTSYSVAVGSFNRMELRFAKNEQLKFEYSKFMSEYLSLGHMRHVSGKLTFPNYYLPHHGVVRETSSTTRLRVVFNGSQPTSTGVSLNDCLHTGPKLQNELIDVLMRWRRHAVAFSCDLEKMYRQIKVHEDDLPFQRIVWREDSSQKLKSYELTTVTYGLSCAPYLAIRCLRQLANEHHSRQPLGAVILIKDTYVDDILSGGNDIDEVQEVIFQLNQVLTAGGFNAHKWNSNRSEALTLLSSDLIAETSTLDIDDGHSPRELGLLWNKVDDQFLFSLNFTRENSVKLTKRSVLSFIARLFDPLGWLSPLIITAKIFM, via the coding sequence ATGTCtactgaagaaaaaaagagaGACATAAACGCGCTTTTCGAGCAACAAAACGACTTTTTCGGTACAATTTCTCGCGTTATCTCCAGCAATCTTAAAAGTCGACTTGATCGACTAGAAGtcagttggaatgaattttttaatattcataagaAATTAATCCCTTGTAAAGTCGAATATGCCGATACTATATACTTTTCGGACGATCAATTCGCGGTTTGTGAGGAAGCGTATTTGGACGCAAAGACTTTTCTTCTGGAATCTTTACGGTCCTTAAGGGGATCCTCCGCAGCATCTTCGGTTCGAAGCAGGCAATCGGTGGCACCTTCGGTTGAGAACTGTTCGAGTCCACAACCAATTCAACCAGCAGCTGTACCTTCGTATTCGCGTTCGAGACAACTGCCTCAAATTAAGCTTCCGGTTTTCGATGGTAGTTACAGTAACTGGCCACAGTTccgtgatttgtttttctcaatGGTACATTCCAACGATGATATTTCCAACGTTGAGAAATTTCATTACCTAAAAATGTGCCTTATTAATGAACCCGCGCAATTACTTAAGAACTTATTAGTTACCAACGACAATTTTCAACGGGCGTGGACGTTATTGATAGAACGTTATGAAAATCGTCGCGTTATGGTAGACACACAATTAACGCTATTGTTGTCGGCGCGCTCTCTTAAAACTGAATCAGCTTCTGAGTTGAAGAAACTTCTCGGGGAAGTTAAAGAAGCATTGGGGGCATTGGAGTCGTTGGGATGTCCGATAAAGTATTGGGATaatattttggtttatttgatTGTTCGCAAGCTCGATTCAGAAACGGCTAAAGATTGGGAAAAGTCCATTAGCAGTTATCGTGACCCTTCAACATTCGAGGAATTTGAGGAATTTCTTGTTCGTAGGATCTACACCCTTGAAGCGATCGAAAAGCTGCctggaaataataaaagagtTACGCaatcgtttaataaaaattttaatttcaaatctcaCAACGCGTCAGTTCCAACTTCGGGATGTTCGGCTTGCGGAGCTGCTCATTACATTGCCAGTTGCCCAGAGTATTTAACACGGAATGCGTCTCAAAGAACAGATTTAATAATCTCACGGGGTctctgttttaattgtttgggGCCAcacttgtttaaaaaatgtcgAGTTTCTAAACGGTGTCGGTTCTGTAACAAGCCCCATCATTCCACCCTTCACGAAGCTCCTCCCGAGGCAcgtatatttaataataaaaacaccAATCCACAATCGAACTCTCCAGCGAAACAACTTCCTTCATCAAGCCATGTCGTGCATTCTCATCACCTTCAAACTTCGGTGCTCCTTGCCACGGCTTTAGTGCGGATCATCTCGCCCCGCGGAGATTCGTTAATAGTTCGCGCGTTGATTGACCAAGGTTCGGAGGTGTCTTTCGTCGGCGAAACATTAGTTCAACAGTTTCATCTTCAACGGCGTTCAGCGAACGTTCCTATAACCGGGATCGGGTCGAAGCGTACCTGCGTTACCAACGGCGTGGTATCGGTACGGTTGGTTTCGCGACTGAATCCGATCATTTCCTTCGAAGaggaaactttaattttaccaCAATTAACCTCTTATTTGCCTCAAAAGCGTTTTAAACACTTACCGATTGAAATGAGTGACCTGCCTTTAGCGGATCCAGAGTTTACCTCAGAAAGAAAAATCGACTTAATACTGGGAGTTcagttttattcaaaaataattcaaaacggTGTATTAAAGAGCAAAGACGGTCTTTTAATTGCGCAGCAAACTGCCCTCGGTTGGGTTCTTTCCGGCGTGTTATCTGAACAACCTTCTAATCATTCGAGCTTTTATGGTTTTCAATGTTCCATCGACCGGGAATTCCTCGACGTGATGCAGCGCTTCTGGAAGCAAGAAGATGATACCGTCAATATTCCGCGTCTTTCATCTGACGAACGCGAGTGTGAAGAGCACTTTACACAAACTCATTCGCGAGATTCGAACGGTCGATTTTTAGTACGGTTACCTTTTCGGAAGTCGCCTAATGAGCTCGGAACTTCTTATTCGGTCGCTGTGGGTTCTTTCAACCGAATGGAGTTAAGGTTCGCGAAAAATGAACAGCTCAAGTTCGAATATAGTAAATTTATGAGCGAGTATCTTTCATTGGGACATATGCGGCATGTTTCTGGGAAATTAACTTTTCCGAACTATTATTTACCTCACCATGGAGTCGTTCGTGAAACCAGTTCGACCACGCGATTGCGGGTGGTTTTTAACGGGTCCCAACCAACGTCAACGGGAGTGTCACTAAACGATTGCCTTCATACGGGACCAAAACTCCAAAACGAATTAATAGACGTTTTAATGCGGTGGAGGCGCCACGCGGTAGCTTTTTCGTGCGATCTTGAGAAAATGTACCGCCAGATCAAGGTGCATGAGGATGATTTACCATTCCAGAGGATCGTGTGGCGGGAAGACTCTTCGCAAAAGCTTAAGAGCTACGAACTCACCACGGTTACGTACGGTCTTTCATGCGCGCCTTACTTGGCAATTCGTTGCCTTCGTCAACTCGCGAACGAACATCATTCTCGTCAACCTCTCGGCGCGGTGATACTTATCAAAGACACGTATGTTGACGACATTCTTTCCGGAGGGAATGATATTGATGAGGTGCAGGAGGTAATCTTCCAACTAAACCAAGTGTTAACGGCGGGCGGTTTTAACGCGCATAAGTGGAATTCGAACCGTTCGGAGGCTCTTACATTATTGTCTTCTGATCTCATCGCAGAAACGAGTACCCTAGACATTGATGATGGTCACTCTCCTCGCGAGCTCGGACTTCTCTGGAATAAAGTAGACGATCAATTTCTATTTAGTTTGAACTTTACGCGCGAAAATTCTGTAAAACTTACCAAACGTTCGGTATTATCATTTATTGCGCGGTTATTCGACCCTCTCGGGTGGTTGTCTCCGTTGATAATCACAGCGAAGATTTTCATGTAA
- the LOC139432511 gene encoding uncharacterized protein, whose product MNSDVTSIELHGFADASNNAFGAVIYLRVTKPGKVVISLIGSKTKVAPLKSVTIPRLELCAAVLLVRLTKRVLSVLDIQDVPVHLWSDSTVVLSWICSHPSRWKDFVRNRIIEIQELPEAQWSYVTSQDNPADLASRGVPVHRLQHDSFWWSGPSWLSLPSSNWPSGRPAAPSEAKREQRSNPIIHTASVMYGWNLKHRYSTLNKLLRVTAWCFRIFNRLKFDSVTEVLSPKEINHALMFWIRECQKFHFDEEVGTLQEGRVVKNSSSLYRLTPFLDGEGFLRVTGRLRFAALDWDEKHPIILPKESRLTTLIIDNHHRGTLHGGTQLTLSSIRRRFWIVGGRVPIRSFIQKCMISAKQRTEASQQLMGQLPPSRVTPSRPFTNTGVDYAGPFQLRTFRGRSGKTYKGYLVLFICLATSAIHLEIATDYSTSGFLAAYRRFSGRRGLCKYLYSDCGTNLVGADRELRTMFSAASKEWKHIAGILSDDGTQWRFNPPAAPHFGGKWEAGVRSVKTHLKKIVGATLLTYEEFYTVLVQIEAVLNSRPLCAISEDPSNYDVLTPAHFLIGSALNIVPEPSLLDENVSRLSRWQALRRMVEDFWRKWERFYLQSIQNSTKWFDKRNLPEIGSLVLVKDERLPPANWLMARVLQLHSGSDGNVRIATIKTPTTTLIRPIAKLCVLPC is encoded by the coding sequence ATGAACAGCGACGTCACTTCCATTGAATTGCATGGTTTCGCGGACGCTTCTAATAACGCGTTTGGAGCAGTCATTTACCTTCGTGTAACTAAACCCGGTAAAGTTGTAATTTCGTTAATTGGTTCTAAAACAAAAGTGGCGCCTTTAAAAAGTGTTACTATCCCGCGGCTCGAGTTATGCGCGGCTGTTCTTCTGGTGCGGTTGACGAAACGCGTTCTAAGTGTTTTAGACATCCAAGATGTTCCCGTCCATCTGTGGAGTGATTCGACGGTGGTCCTTTCATGGATATGCAGCCACCCAAGCAGATGGAAGGACTTCGTCCGTAATCGAATAATAGAAATCCAGGAATTACCCGAAGCTCAGTGGTCCTATGTTACGAGTCAAGACAACCCTGCTGACCTCGCTTCCAGAGGAGTTCCCGTACATCGACTCCAGCATGATTCGTTTTGGTGGTCAGGACCTTCGTGGTTGTCTCTACCTTCGTCCAACTGGCCTTCCGGTCGACCAGCAGCACCATCCGAGGCAAAACGAGAGCAACGTTCTAATCCAATTATTCATACAGCATCTGTCATGTATGGCTGGAACCTGAAACATCGATATTCAACGCTTAATAAGCTTCTTCGCGTCACAGCCTGGTGCTTTCGCATTTTCAACAGACTAAAATTTGATTCTGTTACAGAAGTTCTTTCACCAAAAGAAATTAACCATGCTCTTATGTTCTGGATACGAGAATGTCAAAAGTTTCATTTCGACGAAGAAGTCGGAACTCTGCAAGAAGGACGAGTGGTAAAGAATTCAAGTTCGTTGTACCGACTTACTCCATTCCTTGATGGTGAAGGATTTCTTAGAGTGACTGGTCGCCTTAGATTTGCTGCTCTGGATTGGGACGAGAAGCATCCGATTATATTGCCCAAAGAATCCAGATTAACAACATTAATAATAGACAATCACCATCGGGGCACATTGCACGGAGGGACCCAGCTAACCTTGTCGTCAATACGACGTCGTTTTTGGATTGTCGGTGGTCGCGTTCCGATCAGATCCTTCATCCAAAAATGTATGATCAGTGCTAAACAACGTACGGAGGCGAGCCAGCAACTTATGGGACAGTTGCCCCCTTCACGTGTCACACCATCCAGACCATTCACCAACACCGGAGTCGACTACGCTGGACCTTTTCAGCTTCGAACCTTCCGAGGGCGAAGCGGTAAGACTTATAAAGGGTACTTAGTATTGTTTATATGTTTAGCAACATCGGCCATTCACCTCGAAATAGCGACCGATTATTCAACATCGGGTTTCCTGGCAGCATATAGACGATTTTCCGGTCGTCGAGGTCTctgtaaatatttatacagTGACTGCGGAACGAATCTGGTTGGCGCCGACCGCGAACTTCGGACAATGTTTTCAGCTGCTTCAAAGGAGTGGAAACACATTGCTGGAATCTTGAGCGACGACGGGACACAATGGAGGTTTAATCCTCCAGCTGCACCACATTTTGGCGGAAAATGGGAGGCTGGAGTACGATCCGTCAAAACAcaccttaaaaaaattgtcggaGCTACCCTGCTTACCTACGAGGAGTTCTACACTGTATTAGTTCAAATTGAGGCTGTTTTGAACTCTAGACCTCTTTGTGCAATCTCCGAGGATCCTAGCAATTATGACGTTCTTACACCAGCTCATTTCTTGATTGGTTCGGCTCTTAATATCGTTCCCGAGCCGTCCCTCTTAGACGAAAATGTATCTCGTCTCTCTCGCTGGCAAGCTCTTCGACGAATGGTAGAGGATTTCTGGAGAAAATGGGAAAGATTCTACCTTCAATCAATCCAGAACTCGACTAAATGGTTTGATAAACGAAACCTACCAGAGATTGGAAGTCTGGTACTCGTCAAGGATGAGCGACTCCCTCCAGCTAACTGGTTGATGGCACGAGTTCTTCAGCTTCACTCCGGTTCCGATGGCAATGTTAGGATTGCCACAATAAAGACGCCTACTACCACACTAATTCGTCCTATCGCTAAGTTATGTGTACTTCCCTGTtaa